In the Bernardetia sp. genome, TAATGAATTACTATCATTAATGTCCATGATTTCGTTGCGTTTCTTGTCATTGGCTGCATGGAGAGAAAGAGCAAGATTAAATTTTACGCCATCATCTGCCAACATTTTGATAAATTTAGCTATGCCAGCCGTCGAAACAGTGATTCTTTTTGGAGACATATTCAATCCATCTGGAGAAGTTAATCGGTCAATCGATTGCAACACATTTCTGTAATTCATCAGTGGCTCACCCATTCCCATATAAACAATATTCGAAAGAGGTTGCCCATAGTTTTCCTCTGCTTGACGAGAAATAGCCACCACTTGGTCATAGATTTCGGCAGCTTCGATGTTTCGTTTTTTACCCATGTAGCCTGTCGCACAGAACTTACAAGAAAGCGAACAACCTACTTGTGAAGAAATACAAGCCGTCATTCTATCTGTGGTCGGAATCAAAACTCCTTCTACAATTTTCCCATCGTATAGTCTAAAAGATGATTTTATAGTTCGGTCGCTACTTTTTTGCTCCTCTGCGATAGTAAGCGAATTTATAGTAAAATTTTCCTTGAGTATTTCTCTTAATTTTTGGGAAAGGTTTGTCATTTCATCAAATGAGGTAGCCGATTTTTCCCATAGCCATTGCCAAACCTGCTTAGCTCTAAATTTTGGCTCTCCTAGTTTTTTTAGTTCTTCTGAAATTTCATTCAACGTCAGTTTTCGAATATCTATCTTCTT is a window encoding:
- the rlmN gene encoding 23S rRNA (adenine(2503)-C(2))-methyltransferase RlmN encodes the protein MSTPTIKVSLKEIESKKIDIRKLTLNEISEELKKLGEPKFRAKQVWQWLWEKSATSFDEMTNLSQKLREILKENFTINSLTIAEEQKSSDRTIKSSFRLYDGKIVEGVLIPTTDRMTACISSQVGCSLSCKFCATGYMGKKRNIEAAEIYDQVVAISRQAEENYGQPLSNIVYMGMGEPLMNYRNVLQSIDRLTSPDGLNMSPKRITVSTAGIAKFIKMLADDGVKFNLALSLHAANDKKRNEIMDINDSNSLDVLAEALKYFYDKTGNRITYEYILFDDFNDSLKDADELYRFCKHVPCRVNIIEYNPIQEAEYKKPTEDRIEKFAGYLIKRGVRTTVRRSRGKDIDAACGQLANKKG